Proteins from one Juglans microcarpa x Juglans regia isolate MS1-56 chromosome 6S, Jm3101_v1.0, whole genome shotgun sequence genomic window:
- the LOC121236900 gene encoding uncharacterized protein LOC121236900 isoform X3, producing MAGSGLPSLGRVKLTDLVPSEGLPSDSYKLSVSTLSQSLAQYSAAIIQFPASDGALLRSGLDSARLYFHQRASYPAADMIHTNDSREWCKTSGYYADPQMWQESYDYRPGLTPNEPNNAMEFPPAGLPDIFALLGKAARVILDAISFYLNLRSSPFIEILDNVPLRHREISSSVLSVCCHARPSFQGAQHDLATPEGGQLVMYPDHEHQADKSMISLVKSDRAGLHIRDFQGRWILVDGDLGPQEAIVYPGLALYQATAGYINPALHRAEVNSMQGSMHGRCSISFKLMPKSMTSLSCSEMRAAGHGVEAQFQLPVPVDDFMQRSYPTDQLFHRQNIHCFNFPPAQDGSMKPLMRRRKNDPRSKPLPPSKRLRLEAQRVLKERVQDIADKKGIKLRFCNLKECENHVHILDSPCANIRMEIGWPPGVPFVHPHDLPNKAKIGFLEAYEPGWAATHDMELSLTEPGQASQHPVN from the exons ATGGCAGGCAGTGGCCTGCCTTCTTTGGGTCGTGTGAAGCTCACTGATCTAGTTCCCTCTGAAGGCCTTCCTTCTGATTCTTACAAATTATCAGTCTCGACTTTGTCTCAGTCACTTGCTCAATACTCTGCTGCCATCATTCAATTCCCAGCCAGTGATGGGGCTCTTTTAAGATCTGGATTGGATTCTGCCCGCCTATACTTTCACCAAAGAGCCTCATACCCAGCTGCAGACATGATACATACCAATGATTCTCGCGAGTGGTGCAAGACATCTGGATACTATGCCGATCCTCAAATGTGGCAAGAATCTTATGATTACAGGCCAGGCCTGACTCCTAATGAGCCAAACAATGCAATGGAATTCCCTCCAGCTGGTTTACCAGATATATTTGCCCTGCTTGGTAAGGCAGCTCGGGTTATACTGGATGCTATCAGCTTCTATTTGAACTTGCGCAGCTCTCCATTTATTGAGATTCTAGATAATGTTCCATTGAGACATCGGGAAATTTCATCTTCAGTATTATCTGTTTGCTGTCATGCGAGGCCGTCATTCCAGGGAGCACAACATGATTTAGCAACCCCAGAGGGTGGACAGTTAGTTATGTATCCGGACCATGAACACCAAGCTGATAAAAGCATGATATCTCTTGTTAAGTCAGATCGGGCAGGATTACACATAAGAGATTTCCAAGGCAGGTGGATTCTAGTTGATGGAGATCTTGGTCCCCAAGAAGCCATTGTTTATCCTGGACTAGCACTTTATCAGGCAACGGCAGGCTATATCAACCCTGCGTTACATAGAGCAGAAGTCAATAGTATGCAGGGTAGCATGCATGGAAGATGTTCTATATCTTTTAAACTAATGCCTAAATCAATGACCAGTCTCAGCTGTTCAGAGATGAGAGCAGCTGGTCACGGGGTTGAAGCTCAGTTCCAGCTTCCAGTACCTGTAGATGACTTCATGCAGAGATCCTATCCAACTGATCAGCTTTTTCACAGGCAGAATATCCACTGTTTTAATTTCCCTCCAGCCCAAGATG GGTCTATGAAGCCCTTGAtgaggagaaggaaaaatgatCCAAGAAGCAAACCGTTGCCACCGTCCAAAAGATTACGGCTCGAGGCTCAAAGGGTTCTGAAGGAGAGGGTTCAGGACATTGCAGATAAGAAGGGAATCAAGCTGAGGTTTTGTAACCTGAAGGAATGTGAGAATCATGTTCACATATTAGATAGCCCATGTGCCAACATAAGAATGGAAATTGGGTGGCCACCTGGAGTACCATTTGTTCATCCCCATGATCTACCTAATAAGGCAAAGATTGGTTTCCTCGAAGCATATGAACCTGGTTGGGCAGCAACTCATGATATGGAGTTAAGTCTAACTGAACCTGGGCAGGCCAGTCAACACCCGGTTAATT AA
- the LOC121236900 gene encoding uncharacterized protein LOC121236900 isoform X4: MAGSGLPSLGRVKLTDLVPSEGLPSDSYKLSVSTLSQSLAQYSAAIIQFPASDGALLRSGLDSARLYFHQRASYPAADMIHTNDSREWCKTSGYYADPQMWQESYDYRPGLTPNEPNNAMEFPPAGLPDIFALLGKAARVILDAISFYLNLRSSPFIEILDNVPLRHREISSSVLSVCCHARPSFQGAQHDLATPEGGQLVMYPDHEHQADKSMISLVKSDRAGLHIRDFQGRWILVDGDLGPQEAIVYPGLALYQATAGYINPALHRAEVNSMQGSMHGRCSISFKLMPKSMTSLSCSEMRAAGHGVEAQFQLPVPVDDFMQRSYPTDQLFHRQNIHCFNFPPAQDGSMKPLMRRRKNDPRSKPLPPSKRLRLEAQRVLKERVQDIADKKGIKLRFCNLKECENHVHILDSPCANIRMEIGWPPGVPFVHPHDLPNKAKIGFLEAYEPGWAATHDMENQSP; the protein is encoded by the exons ATGGCAGGCAGTGGCCTGCCTTCTTTGGGTCGTGTGAAGCTCACTGATCTAGTTCCCTCTGAAGGCCTTCCTTCTGATTCTTACAAATTATCAGTCTCGACTTTGTCTCAGTCACTTGCTCAATACTCTGCTGCCATCATTCAATTCCCAGCCAGTGATGGGGCTCTTTTAAGATCTGGATTGGATTCTGCCCGCCTATACTTTCACCAAAGAGCCTCATACCCAGCTGCAGACATGATACATACCAATGATTCTCGCGAGTGGTGCAAGACATCTGGATACTATGCCGATCCTCAAATGTGGCAAGAATCTTATGATTACAGGCCAGGCCTGACTCCTAATGAGCCAAACAATGCAATGGAATTCCCTCCAGCTGGTTTACCAGATATATTTGCCCTGCTTGGTAAGGCAGCTCGGGTTATACTGGATGCTATCAGCTTCTATTTGAACTTGCGCAGCTCTCCATTTATTGAGATTCTAGATAATGTTCCATTGAGACATCGGGAAATTTCATCTTCAGTATTATCTGTTTGCTGTCATGCGAGGCCGTCATTCCAGGGAGCACAACATGATTTAGCAACCCCAGAGGGTGGACAGTTAGTTATGTATCCGGACCATGAACACCAAGCTGATAAAAGCATGATATCTCTTGTTAAGTCAGATCGGGCAGGATTACACATAAGAGATTTCCAAGGCAGGTGGATTCTAGTTGATGGAGATCTTGGTCCCCAAGAAGCCATTGTTTATCCTGGACTAGCACTTTATCAGGCAACGGCAGGCTATATCAACCCTGCGTTACATAGAGCAGAAGTCAATAGTATGCAGGGTAGCATGCATGGAAGATGTTCTATATCTTTTAAACTAATGCCTAAATCAATGACCAGTCTCAGCTGTTCAGAGATGAGAGCAGCTGGTCACGGGGTTGAAGCTCAGTTCCAGCTTCCAGTACCTGTAGATGACTTCATGCAGAGATCCTATCCAACTGATCAGCTTTTTCACAGGCAGAATATCCACTGTTTTAATTTCCCTCCAGCCCAAGATG GGTCTATGAAGCCCTTGAtgaggagaaggaaaaatgatCCAAGAAGCAAACCGTTGCCACCGTCCAAAAGATTACGGCTCGAGGCTCAAAGGGTTCTGAAGGAGAGGGTTCAGGACATTGCAGATAAGAAGGGAATCAAGCTGAGGTTTTGTAACCTGAAGGAATGTGAGAATCATGTTCACATATTAGATAGCCCATGTGCCAACATAAGAATGGAAATTGGGTGGCCACCTGGAGTACCATTTGTTCATCCCCATGATCTACCTAATAAGGCAAAGATTGGTTTCCTCGAAGCATATGAACCTGGTTGGGCAGCAACTCATGATATGGA AAATCAATCTCCGTAG
- the LOC121236900 gene encoding uncharacterized protein LOC121236900 isoform X1, producing the protein MAGSGLPSLGRVKLTDLVPSEGLPSDSYKLSVSTLSQSLAQYSAAIIQFPASDGALLRSGLDSARLYFHQRASYPAADMIHTNDSREWCKTSGYYADPQMWQESYDYRPGLTPNEPNNAMEFPPAGLPDIFALLGKAARVILDAISFYLNLRSSPFIEILDNVPLRHREISSSVLSVCCHARPSFQGAQHDLATPEGGQLVMYPDHEHQADKSMISLVKSDRAGLHIRDFQGRWILVDGDLGPQEAIVYPGLALYQATAGYINPALHRAEVNSMQGSMHGRCSISFKLMPKSMTSLSCSEMRAAGHGVEAQFQLPVPVDDFMQRSYPTDQLFHRQNIHCFNFPPAQDGSMKPLMRRRKNDPRSKPLPPSKRLRLEAQRVLKERVQDIADKKGIKLRFCNLKECENHVHILDSPCANIRMEIGWPPGVPFVHPHDLPNKAKIGFLEAYEPGWAATHDMELSLTEPGQKSISVVSDMWPPSISLSLHGLEELSSFSVLFCAP; encoded by the exons ATGGCAGGCAGTGGCCTGCCTTCTTTGGGTCGTGTGAAGCTCACTGATCTAGTTCCCTCTGAAGGCCTTCCTTCTGATTCTTACAAATTATCAGTCTCGACTTTGTCTCAGTCACTTGCTCAATACTCTGCTGCCATCATTCAATTCCCAGCCAGTGATGGGGCTCTTTTAAGATCTGGATTGGATTCTGCCCGCCTATACTTTCACCAAAGAGCCTCATACCCAGCTGCAGACATGATACATACCAATGATTCTCGCGAGTGGTGCAAGACATCTGGATACTATGCCGATCCTCAAATGTGGCAAGAATCTTATGATTACAGGCCAGGCCTGACTCCTAATGAGCCAAACAATGCAATGGAATTCCCTCCAGCTGGTTTACCAGATATATTTGCCCTGCTTGGTAAGGCAGCTCGGGTTATACTGGATGCTATCAGCTTCTATTTGAACTTGCGCAGCTCTCCATTTATTGAGATTCTAGATAATGTTCCATTGAGACATCGGGAAATTTCATCTTCAGTATTATCTGTTTGCTGTCATGCGAGGCCGTCATTCCAGGGAGCACAACATGATTTAGCAACCCCAGAGGGTGGACAGTTAGTTATGTATCCGGACCATGAACACCAAGCTGATAAAAGCATGATATCTCTTGTTAAGTCAGATCGGGCAGGATTACACATAAGAGATTTCCAAGGCAGGTGGATTCTAGTTGATGGAGATCTTGGTCCCCAAGAAGCCATTGTTTATCCTGGACTAGCACTTTATCAGGCAACGGCAGGCTATATCAACCCTGCGTTACATAGAGCAGAAGTCAATAGTATGCAGGGTAGCATGCATGGAAGATGTTCTATATCTTTTAAACTAATGCCTAAATCAATGACCAGTCTCAGCTGTTCAGAGATGAGAGCAGCTGGTCACGGGGTTGAAGCTCAGTTCCAGCTTCCAGTACCTGTAGATGACTTCATGCAGAGATCCTATCCAACTGATCAGCTTTTTCACAGGCAGAATATCCACTGTTTTAATTTCCCTCCAGCCCAAGATG GGTCTATGAAGCCCTTGAtgaggagaaggaaaaatgatCCAAGAAGCAAACCGTTGCCACCGTCCAAAAGATTACGGCTCGAGGCTCAAAGGGTTCTGAAGGAGAGGGTTCAGGACATTGCAGATAAGAAGGGAATCAAGCTGAGGTTTTGTAACCTGAAGGAATGTGAGAATCATGTTCACATATTAGATAGCCCATGTGCCAACATAAGAATGGAAATTGGGTGGCCACCTGGAGTACCATTTGTTCATCCCCATGATCTACCTAATAAGGCAAAGATTGGTTTCCTCGAAGCATATGAACCTGGTTGGGCAGCAACTCATGATATGGAGTTAAGTCTAACTGAACCTGGGCAG AAATCAATCTCCGTAGTTTCAGATATGTGGCCACCCTCAATCAGCTTGTCGTTACATGGTTTGGAGGAACTCTCCAGTTTCTCCGTTCTGTTCTGTGCTCCTTGA
- the LOC121236900 gene encoding uncharacterized protein LOC121236900 isoform X2, which yields MAGSGLPSLGRVKLTDLVPSEGLPSDSYKLSVSTLSQSLAQYSAAIIQFPASDGALLRSGLDSARLYFHQRASYPAADMIHTNDSREWCKTSGYYADPQMWQESYDYRPGLTPNEPNNAMEFPPAGLPDIFALLGKAARVILDAISFYLNLRSSPFIEILDNVPLRHREISSSVLSVCCHARPSFQGAQHDLATPEGGQLVMYPDHEHQADKSMISLVKSDRAGLHIRDFQGRWILVDGDLGPQEAIVYPGLALYQATAGYINPALHRAEVNSMQGSMHGRCSISFKLMPKSMTSLSCSEMRAAGHGVEAQFQLPVPVDDFMQRSYPTDQLFHRQNIHCFNFPPAQDGSMKPLMRRRKNDPRSKPLPPSKRLRLEAQRVLKERVQDIADKKGIKLRFCNLKECENHVHILDSPCANIRMEIGWPPGVPFVHPHDLPNKAKIGFLEAYEPGWAATHDMELSLTEPGQASQHPVNCN from the exons ATGGCAGGCAGTGGCCTGCCTTCTTTGGGTCGTGTGAAGCTCACTGATCTAGTTCCCTCTGAAGGCCTTCCTTCTGATTCTTACAAATTATCAGTCTCGACTTTGTCTCAGTCACTTGCTCAATACTCTGCTGCCATCATTCAATTCCCAGCCAGTGATGGGGCTCTTTTAAGATCTGGATTGGATTCTGCCCGCCTATACTTTCACCAAAGAGCCTCATACCCAGCTGCAGACATGATACATACCAATGATTCTCGCGAGTGGTGCAAGACATCTGGATACTATGCCGATCCTCAAATGTGGCAAGAATCTTATGATTACAGGCCAGGCCTGACTCCTAATGAGCCAAACAATGCAATGGAATTCCCTCCAGCTGGTTTACCAGATATATTTGCCCTGCTTGGTAAGGCAGCTCGGGTTATACTGGATGCTATCAGCTTCTATTTGAACTTGCGCAGCTCTCCATTTATTGAGATTCTAGATAATGTTCCATTGAGACATCGGGAAATTTCATCTTCAGTATTATCTGTTTGCTGTCATGCGAGGCCGTCATTCCAGGGAGCACAACATGATTTAGCAACCCCAGAGGGTGGACAGTTAGTTATGTATCCGGACCATGAACACCAAGCTGATAAAAGCATGATATCTCTTGTTAAGTCAGATCGGGCAGGATTACACATAAGAGATTTCCAAGGCAGGTGGATTCTAGTTGATGGAGATCTTGGTCCCCAAGAAGCCATTGTTTATCCTGGACTAGCACTTTATCAGGCAACGGCAGGCTATATCAACCCTGCGTTACATAGAGCAGAAGTCAATAGTATGCAGGGTAGCATGCATGGAAGATGTTCTATATCTTTTAAACTAATGCCTAAATCAATGACCAGTCTCAGCTGTTCAGAGATGAGAGCAGCTGGTCACGGGGTTGAAGCTCAGTTCCAGCTTCCAGTACCTGTAGATGACTTCATGCAGAGATCCTATCCAACTGATCAGCTTTTTCACAGGCAGAATATCCACTGTTTTAATTTCCCTCCAGCCCAAGATG GGTCTATGAAGCCCTTGAtgaggagaaggaaaaatgatCCAAGAAGCAAACCGTTGCCACCGTCCAAAAGATTACGGCTCGAGGCTCAAAGGGTTCTGAAGGAGAGGGTTCAGGACATTGCAGATAAGAAGGGAATCAAGCTGAGGTTTTGTAACCTGAAGGAATGTGAGAATCATGTTCACATATTAGATAGCCCATGTGCCAACATAAGAATGGAAATTGGGTGGCCACCTGGAGTACCATTTGTTCATCCCCATGATCTACCTAATAAGGCAAAGATTGGTTTCCTCGAAGCATATGAACCTGGTTGGGCAGCAACTCATGATATGGAGTTAAGTCTAACTGAACCTGGGCAGGCCAGTCAACACCCGGTTAATTGTAACT AA